The following proteins come from a genomic window of Acinetobacter sp. SAAs474:
- a CDS encoding GNAT family N-acetyltransferase, whose amino-acid sequence MGYQDFYKVSLTSELSKLTFHRLIDESEEMGCFVLEVDHRLIGLVYYIFHRSTWTEGHYCYLQDLFIETDKRTRGYGKSLIEAVYAEAHKKKCSRVYWLTQETNYQARILYDQVAVNTGFIQYRKNLL is encoded by the coding sequence ATGGGGTATCAGGATTTTTATAAAGTCAGCTTAACATCAGAACTTTCTAAATTAACATTTCATCGTCTAATTGATGAAAGTGAGGAAATGGGCTGTTTTGTCCTTGAGGTTGATCATCGGTTAATTGGTTTAGTATACTATATTTTTCATCGTAGTACTTGGACAGAAGGTCATTATTGCTATCTGCAAGACTTATTTATAGAAACAGATAAACGTACCAGAGGTTATGGAAAGAGCCTGATAGAAGCCGTGTATGCTGAAGCCCATAAGAAAAAATGTTCTCGAGTTTATTGGTTGACTCAAGAGACAAATTATCAAGCAAGAATTCTCTATGATCAAGTCGCGGTCAATACTGGTTTTATTCAATATCGAAAAAATCTACTTTAA
- a CDS encoding TonB-dependent receptor, giving the protein MRQLNLYLCLMMMMPSNLIYAAGQIESNSDLTQTNKNESATKLPAMIITATRTATNISEIAGTVQTINQSQIQQQAIAGRKTADILAQLIPSLAPSSGTMSNYGQTMRGRNVLVLIDGVPQTGSRDVSRQFNSISPSLIERVEVISGATSIYGSGATGGIINIITKRPNIDQALSFATKVGLTSANNFTADGLAYEVEQNISFKKGDVDGFLGADYTRRGAQFDGNDNRIPLSPWQGSMMDTDTIDFIGRLNYQITDHQSLSFGAQYYKDKQDTDYGPDYSYLPKTATSNDGKEPSYNAIKGLKLSDPLFTERYAFNTQYQNQDFLGQILNVEAYYRKEKSRFFPYGLSTQAVKQVNQSQSNIEVIGIRSTIQSDLNIQDKELKLTYGLDYDVEKDKQFVDILSTEYPYLVYNNTGTTKGYGPDTKIQNLGTFIQADYALTDYVNIQVGMRYQYIKANTEAYIPTRETEYVAAGSTHADKALFNLGAVYQLTDIQQIYANFSQGFSFPDVQRMLRDVSTYQVSTANLQPITVNSYELGWRLDQGNGLNLGLTGFYNTSDKTVQFNNRAARVVDTDQRVYGAEATINYPILDQYNIGGSLSYTRGQYKDAANEWHELNAFSVSPIKGTLFAEWNNNEGYGLRMQMQAIKGTNKAYNDDRELSERANISTNTEFKNAVKNDGNSAAKIKGYATMDLLGHAPLGNGRLDFGIFNLWGLEYKTVFAQQAAVTNANPLLSIAAEGRTYGLSYTIKY; this is encoded by the coding sequence ATGCGCCAATTAAATCTTTATTTATGTTTAATGATGATGATGCCAAGCAATCTTATATATGCTGCAGGGCAAATCGAATCAAACAGTGATTTAACTCAAACCAATAAAAATGAATCAGCTACAAAACTACCAGCGATGATCATTACTGCGACAAGAACAGCAACAAATATTTCTGAAATAGCGGGAACTGTTCAAACCATCAATCAATCACAGATTCAACAACAAGCAATTGCTGGACGAAAAACGGCAGATATATTGGCGCAATTAATACCGTCATTAGCACCCAGTAGCGGTACGATGAGTAATTATGGACAAACAATGCGTGGTCGTAACGTCTTAGTTTTAATAGATGGTGTTCCACAAACAGGTTCACGAGATGTTTCAAGACAATTCAATAGTATTAGTCCGAGTCTCATTGAGCGTGTCGAAGTCATTTCTGGTGCTACAAGTATTTATGGATCTGGTGCAACAGGCGGTATTATTAATATTATTACAAAAAGACCGAATATAGATCAGGCTCTAAGCTTTGCAACAAAAGTTGGTCTTACTTCTGCAAATAATTTTACAGCAGATGGATTAGCTTATGAAGTGGAGCAGAATATTTCATTTAAGAAAGGTGATGTTGATGGATTTTTAGGTGCAGATTATACCCGCAGAGGTGCTCAATTTGATGGAAATGATAATCGTATTCCTCTAAGTCCATGGCAAGGAAGTATGATGGACACCGATACAATTGATTTCATTGGTCGATTGAATTATCAAATAACAGATCATCAATCTTTAAGTTTTGGTGCTCAATATTATAAAGATAAGCAAGATACAGATTATGGGCCAGATTATTCTTATTTACCTAAGACAGCGACGAGTAATGATGGAAAAGAACCAAGTTATAACGCTATAAAAGGACTAAAACTCAGTGATCCGTTATTTACAGAGCGCTATGCGTTTAATACACAATATCAAAATCAAGATTTTTTAGGCCAGATTCTAAATGTAGAAGCTTATTATCGAAAAGAAAAGTCAAGATTTTTTCCATATGGACTAAGTACACAAGCAGTTAAACAAGTAAATCAATCACAATCTAATATTGAAGTGATTGGAATACGCTCAACTATACAGTCTGATTTAAATATACAAGATAAAGAGCTTAAACTTACATATGGTCTAGATTACGATGTGGAAAAAGACAAACAATTTGTCGATATTTTATCTACGGAGTATCCTTATCTCGTTTATAACAATACTGGAACAACAAAAGGCTATGGACCAGATACAAAAATTCAAAATTTAGGTACTTTTATACAAGCGGATTATGCGCTTACAGATTATGTAAACATTCAAGTTGGTATGCGTTATCAATATATTAAAGCCAATACAGAAGCGTATATTCCAACACGTGAAACCGAGTATGTTGCTGCTGGATCAACACATGCAGATAAAGCGCTGTTTAATTTAGGTGCAGTCTATCAACTTACCGATATACAACAAATTTATGCAAACTTCTCTCAGGGATTTAGTTTTCCTGATGTACAACGCATGTTGCGTGATGTTTCAACTTATCAAGTGTCAACAGCAAATTTACAGCCTATTACCGTGAATAGTTATGAGTTAGGATGGCGCTTAGATCAAGGTAATGGCTTAAATCTAGGCTTAACAGGGTTTTATAATACTTCAGATAAAACAGTTCAATTTAATAACCGTGCTGCAAGAGTCGTTGATACTGATCAGCGTGTTTATGGTGCTGAAGCAACAATAAATTATCCTATTTTAGATCAATATAATATAGGTGGTTCATTGAGTTATACCCGTGGTCAATATAAAGATGCTGCAAATGAATGGCATGAATTAAATGCATTTTCTGTATCGCCAATCAAAGGGACGTTGTTTGCAGAATGGAATAATAATGAAGGCTATGGTTTACGTATGCAAATGCAAGCCATAAAGGGTACAAATAAGGCATATAATGATGATCGTGAACTCTCTGAACGCGCCAACATAAGTACCAATACTGAATTTAAAAATGCAGTTAAAAATGATGGAAATAGCGCTGCCAAAATAAAAGGTTATGCCACTATGGATCTATTAGGACATGCACCATTAGGGAATGGTCGTCTAGATTTTGGTATTTTTAATCTTTGGGGATTAGAATATAAAACTGTATTTGCCCAGCAAGCAGCTGTAACAAATGCCAATCCTCTTTTATCTATTGCGGCTGAAGGGCGTACCTATGGTTTAAGTTATACAATAAAATATTGA
- a CDS encoding GNAT family protein, producing the protein MQWIEAVTLTGNNVMLKPLNEAHQLELSEAVQDGELWKLWYTSIPNPANMQVEIHRRLNLQQQGVMLPFTVFDRHSGRVLGMTSFMNIDAANRRLEIGSTWYRQSVQRSVVNTEAKRLLLGYAFEFLNCIAVEFRTSSFNFKSRAAIERLGAKLDGVLRSHQIVKEDILRDTYVYSILKSEWPAVRQHLDFILDQSTQQN; encoded by the coding sequence ATGCAATGGATAGAAGCAGTAACCTTGACTGGGAATAACGTCATGTTAAAACCACTCAATGAAGCACATCAGCTGGAGTTAAGTGAAGCAGTTCAAGACGGTGAGTTATGGAAATTATGGTATACATCTATCCCTAATCCAGCAAATATGCAAGTAGAAATTCATCGACGACTTAACCTACAGCAGCAAGGCGTAATGTTGCCTTTTACTGTATTTGATCGTCATAGTGGTCGTGTATTAGGCATGACCAGTTTTATGAATATTGATGCAGCAAATCGTCGTTTAGAAATTGGTTCAACATGGTATCGTCAGTCCGTACAACGTAGTGTAGTCAACACTGAAGCCAAAAGATTATTACTTGGTTATGCCTTTGAGTTTTTAAACTGTATTGCGGTTGAATTTAGGACATCATCATTTAATTTTAAAAGCCGAGCTGCTATTGAACGCTTGGGAGCAAAGTTGGATGGGGTATTAAGAAGTCATCAAATTGTTAAAGAGGATATTTTAAGGGATACTTATGTTTATAGTATTTTGAAAAGCGAGTGGCCGGCAGTAAGACAGCACTTAGATTTTATACTAGATCAATCTACACAGCAAAATTAA
- a CDS encoding aromatic ring-hydroxylating dioxygenase subunit alpha: protein MFIKNAWYVAARSEEVIDKPLGRQICGEKIVFYRGKENKVYAVEDFCPHRGAPLSLGFIEDGNLVCGYHGLVMGCDGKTVSMPGQRVRGFPCNKSYRVIEKYGFIWVWPGEQHVATEADLPVLEWAENKQWAYGGGLFHINCDYRLMIDNLMDLTHETYVHANSIGQKEIDEAVPTTRVKEDHVITERHMENIYAPPFWQMALQGNHLAADVPIDRWQICHFHAPSNVHIEVGVAHVGYGGYHAPEDKKVSSIVVDFITPETETSHWYFWGMARHFQADNAELTAQIKEGQGKIFSEDLDMLEQQQQNLLRHPDRKLLMLNIDAGGVQARKVIDRLIHLEQQQYLASDQISAVNL from the coding sequence ATGTTTATCAAAAATGCTTGGTATGTAGCAGCTCGTTCAGAAGAAGTCATAGACAAACCTTTAGGTCGCCAAATCTGTGGTGAAAAAATCGTATTTTATCGTGGTAAAGAGAATAAAGTTTATGCTGTTGAAGACTTTTGTCCACACCGAGGTGCACCTTTATCTTTAGGTTTTATTGAAGATGGCAATTTAGTTTGTGGCTATCATGGACTTGTGATGGGGTGTGACGGAAAAACAGTCTCGATGCCCGGACAACGTGTCCGAGGCTTCCCATGTAATAAAAGTTACCGTGTCATTGAAAAATACGGTTTTATTTGGGTATGGCCAGGTGAACAGCATGTTGCAACTGAAGCGGATTTACCTGTACTTGAATGGGCCGAAAATAAACAATGGGCGTATGGTGGTGGTTTATTTCATATCAATTGTGACTATCGCTTAATGATCGATAATCTCATGGATTTAACTCATGAAACCTATGTTCATGCAAACAGTATTGGTCAAAAAGAAATTGATGAAGCCGTACCGACGACACGTGTTAAAGAGGATCATGTGATCACAGAGCGTCATATGGAAAATATTTATGCTCCCCCATTTTGGCAAATGGCACTTCAAGGGAATCATCTTGCAGCCGATGTTCCCATAGATCGTTGGCAAATTTGTCATTTTCATGCACCTAGCAATGTCCATATTGAAGTTGGTGTTGCACATGTGGGCTATGGAGGTTACCACGCGCCAGAAGATAAAAAAGTCTCATCTATTGTTGTTGATTTTATTACACCAGAAACAGAAACATCCCACTGGTACTTCTGGGGAATGGCACGTCATTTCCAAGCGGATAATGCTGAATTAACAGCTCAAATTAAAGAAGGCCAAGGAAAAATTTTCTCAGAAGATTTAGATATGTTAGAGCAACAACAACAAAACTTACTTCGACATCCTGATCGAAAGTTATTAATGCTCAATATTGATGCTGGTGGTGTTCAGGCTCGTAAAGTCATTGATCGTTTAATCCATCTAGAACAACAACAATATCTTGCATCGGATCAAATTTCTGCAGTCAATCTTTAA
- a CDS encoding PDR/VanB family oxidoreductase yields MEVTIHQIHRHNPHILSLELISGNHMPLPAFQAGAHIDVHLADGLIRQYSLANCSSEQHRYIIGVLKDPCSRGGSQYIHEQLKVGQRLTIGEPRNLFALNPQLGHAILCAGGIGITPILAMAKELKQQNKSFQLFYFVKTRTSLAFLEDLTELGHLVHIHIDDEPNTHCALDNVLNHHSTHQHLYVCGPNGFMDFVIQTAQKNTWLDSHIHQEHFNSSTRETHHDHSFNIQILKTGQIIHVAQDQTAAKALEAAGVHIPVSCEQGICGTCLVNVVSGEIDHRDVYLTEEEQAENKQFTPCCSRAKSTTLVIDWSP; encoded by the coding sequence ATGGAAGTGACCATTCATCAAATTCATAGACATAATCCACATATTTTATCTTTGGAATTAATTTCTGGAAATCATATGCCTTTACCTGCATTTCAAGCAGGTGCACATATTGATGTACATTTAGCTGATGGCTTAATACGACAATATTCATTAGCAAATTGTAGTTCAGAACAACATCGCTATATTATTGGTGTATTAAAAGATCCATGTTCCCGTGGAGGTTCTCAATATATTCATGAGCAACTAAAAGTTGGGCAACGATTAACGATTGGTGAACCTCGTAATTTATTTGCACTAAACCCTCAGTTAGGACACGCTATACTGTGTGCGGGCGGAATTGGTATCACTCCAATTCTGGCAATGGCAAAAGAATTAAAGCAACAAAATAAAAGTTTTCAACTGTTTTACTTTGTTAAAACGCGTACATCTCTGGCTTTTTTAGAGGATCTCACAGAACTTGGGCATTTAGTACATATTCATATTGATGATGAACCCAATACCCATTGTGCTTTAGATAATGTGTTAAATCATCACTCAACACATCAACATCTCTATGTTTGTGGACCCAACGGTTTTATGGATTTTGTTATTCAAACGGCTCAAAAAAATACCTGGTTAGATAGCCATATTCATCAAGAACACTTTAATTCTTCTACAAGAGAGACTCATCATGATCATAGCTTTAATATTCAAATTTTAAAAACAGGACAAATCATCCACGTAGCCCAAGATCAAACGGCAGCTAAAGCCTTAGAAGCAGCAGGTGTGCATATTCCAGTTTCATGTGAGCAAGGTATATGTGGTACATGTTTAGTGAATGTGGTCTCCGGTGAAATTGACCATCGAGATGTATATCTAACCGAAGAAGAACAAGCTGAAAATAAACAGTTTACCCCCTGTTGTTCACGTGCAAAATCTACAACTTTGGTCATTGATTGGTCACCTTAA